One window of the Dendropsophus ebraccatus isolate aDenEbr1 chromosome 12, aDenEbr1.pat, whole genome shotgun sequence genome contains the following:
- the LOC138768641 gene encoding olfactory receptor 5I1-like: protein MWSITNMFGSLIPPPPSDIISNISLTFDPPPARKLMASMTSQLLFVDNEHVEEESGDNQVEGIAVSEAISEQAHDRLGRRAVGSRRERAGQEPDEDDSIILELDDATLDVTWDPQQELAYSTDSATPATSSTSSSSSLGGMSSGTNLSLMSMMHAFMQPQAGVTGAPAQRQNMATLLKQQVHVFLDSTSPPNMPQPLDYWVGELDVLSGLYLCGALCAPWLVPCGPEGKQFKMPNPNQTLSTDFTLVGLSENQKLKVFLFVVFFLIYIITIIGNVSIILAYNFSPALQNPMYFFLTNFSFLEIFYVSTTAPKMLVNLLSENKSICFYGCAAQLYFVLLLAGTEFYILAAMAYDRYNAICHPLLYTVIMRKIACIQLVVGSWAIGATNALIHTSFTFSLPFCGSHKLNSFFCDVPVLLKLACKDTWLNELIVFIIGGGLAVGSLILTIASYIKIISAIFNIHSSFGRKKAFSTCTSHLIVVSIFYGSVFFMYLRPSSSYGKDEDKLVGVMYTIIAPLLNPFIYSLRNKEFKTAVKKMLNNPVAPLTH, encoded by the exons ATGTGGAGCATTACTAATATGTTTGGTTCCCTG ATTCcacctcctccatctgacatcatcagcaacatctcgctaacttttgacccgccgcctgcaaggaaACTGATGGCATCTATGACCAGCCAGCTGCTTTTTGTTGACAATGAGCATGTGGAGGAAGAgtcaggggacaatcaagtggagggcatagctgtgtcagaggcgatatcagagcaggcccatgataggcttggcaggagagcagtaggcagtagacgagagagggctgggcaggagcctgatgaggatgatagcatcattctggaactggATGATGCTACattggatgttacatgggatccacagcaggagttggcttattcgacagattc ggccacaccagctacctcctccacatcctcctctagtagcttgggtggcatgagcagcggcaccaatCTGAGCCtcatgtccatgatgcacgctttcatgcagccacaggccggggtaacaggagcacccgcacagcggCAGAACATGGCGACActcctcaaacagcaagtccatgtgtttttggactctacgtcgCCACCTAACATGCCGCAACcactggactactgggtgggagaaTTAGATGtattgtcaggactgtatctttgcggagcattatgcgccccttggctcgtgccgTGCGGCCCAGAAG GAAAGCAATTTAAAATGCCCAACCCAAATCAGACGCTAAGCACAGACTTTACATTAGTTGGACTTTCTGAGAACCAGAAactaaaagtttttctttttgttgttttttttctcatttatatcaTCACAATAATTGGAAATGTTTCCATAATTCTTGCGTATAATTTCAGCCCAGCTCTTCAAAATCCGATGTATTTTTTTCTTACCAACTTTTcctttttggaaattttttatgTTTCAACCACAGCTCCAAAAATGTTGGTGAACTTACTGTCGGAAAACAAATCCATATGCTTCTATGGTTGTGCCGCTCAATTGTATTTTGTCCTACTGTTGGCAGGGACTGAGTTCTATATTCTTGCAGCCATGGCTTATGACCGTTATAATGCCATATGTCATCCATTGCTTTATACTGTCATTATGAGAAAAATAGCCTGTATTCAGCTTGTCGTAGGGTCATGGGCCATTGGGGCAACCAATGCTTTAATCCACACCTCATTTACATTCTCTTTGCCTTTCTGTGGCTCTCATAAACTAAATAGCTTTTTTTGTGATGTTCCTGTATTACTGAAACTTGCCTGTAAGGACACTTGGCTCAATGAGCTTATTGTCTTCATTATTGGGGGTGGACTGGCAGTAGGGTCACTAATATTGACAATTGCTTCTTACATAAAGATAATATCAGCAATCTTCAACATTCACTCAAGCTTTGGAAGAAAGAAAGCATTTTCCACTTGTACGTCTCATTTGATAGTTGTTTCTATTTTTTATggttctgttttttttatgtatttgagACCAAGTTCCAGTTATGGCAAAGATGAGGACAAGCTGGTGGGAGTTATGTACACGATTATCGCTCCGCTATTGAATCCTTTCATTTACAGTCTGAGGAATAAGGAATTCAAAACTGCGGTGAAAAAAATGCTAAACAATCCTGTGGCGCCATTGACTCATTGA